A window from Betta splendens chromosome 1, fBetSpl5.4, whole genome shotgun sequence encodes these proteins:
- the pik3r5 gene encoding phosphoinositide 3-kinase regulatory subunit 5 isoform X3 → MQHTSCTEDRIQHALDRSLDGLRQSPTAAQHWNVLMCSAGHSMNRWSLEELVKRDPENFLILLKQIIAKTREVQEQCQYQLVVPLAIMFTSTLLQTPYCPADAELLEEAVEVFRCFLTWPEPYCSVCRKLLSTLQLEIKAPGISFQRLVREEQGLNAASQCSKTMTVLLMNPGEVPADFLSVAEQLSHAPHSQRETYVTLIKHAFQSALGPKYPLHSIHRALQGKALDDLQEIFTELSHVLETAAAMTDPQKGRSYVIQGLEGLRERMKVSASSGRKSDGMLQTLPLPTPKCHMFHWEKDNFDVLNSLLEHDADDPINGQAGEEEEEEEEEEEEQEVDIDGDDEDEVDTSETEVEAEAKRDKGEEDLPPMSLSHADHRASTISSLSTASKDSMFSTLSVASECYAPSLFSATSGVDSDYFEDSDDYICSSPVVEKCSPKSAKTSARLSQHFYRLFLKPRSPRSLSRAKSLGNTESKDIYIVQKQRSNSLPQQVRLQSPEPAPPPHGQTLRHVCFRRRPILSSDEDGSSATLRVVVFGADHVAGKVARAYNSLRRKESACPLLSRLFRLQFYFVPVKRDSARDAGSRRSSGAGIQASGKASAPFTQDVRLVGAGDSTNDIANLLGMLDPWYERNTLSLLKLPASVVCQQTSKIESDSYDNSYEQRLPILADLVLYYCRYAARPALIQLYQAELTLACGEKRTEVFVHSLELGHTAGTRAIKAMGAASKRFGIDGDREAVPLMLEVMYNRVVISGRSQWKRETKVCTSVNLTKACKTPEELDAKMECLQFTMTEVLKRQNGKSKKGFNQLSVTEVKVDKVQVSGAGNTTFAVCLDQDEKKILQSVTRCEISVCYKPDSSTDWRLRKPQASAQIQPLHPTFCSLLCLPIVTFSGALP, encoded by the exons ATGCAGCACACCTCGTGCACGGAGGACCGGATCCAGCACGCCCTGGACAGGAGCCTGGACGGGCTGAGGCAGAGCCCCACGGCGGCGCAGCACTGGAACG TGCTGATGTGCTCAGCAGGTCACTCCATGAACcgctggagcctggaggagctggtgaagaGAGACCCCGAGaacttcctcatcctcctgaaGCAGATCATCGCGAAGACCCGAGAG GTCCAGGAGCAGTGTCAGTACCAGCTGGTGGTGCCCCTCGCCATCATGTTCACCTCCACGCTGCTTCAG ACGCCGTACTGTCCCGCGGacgcggagctgctggaggaggccgtgGAGGTGTTCCGCTGCTTCCTCACCTGGCCCGAGCCGTACTGCAGCGTGTGTCGAAAGCTCCTCTCCACGCTCCAGCTGGAGATCAAGGCTCCGG GTATTTCCTTTCAGAGACTGgtgagagaggagcagggcCTCAACGCCGCCAGCCAGTGCTCCAAGACCAT GACGGTGCTGCTGATGAACCCCGGCGAGGTGCCCGCCGACTTCCTCTCCGTGGCCGAGCAGCTCAGCCACGCGCCGCACTCGCAGAGAGAGACCTACGTCACGCTGATCAAACACGCCTTCCAGTCCGCGCTGGGCCCCAAGTATCCACTACACAGCATCCACAGAGCCCTGCAG GGGAAAGCGCTGGACGACCTGCAGGAGATCTTCACTGAACTGAGCCACGTCTTGGAGACGGCCGCCGCCATGACTGACCCCCAGAAGGGGCGCAGTTATGTGATCCAGGGGCTGGAGGGGCTGCGGGAGAGGATGAAGGTCTCAGCGTCCAGTGGGAGGAAGTCAGACG GAATGCTCCAGACGCTGCCACTGCCGACACCCAAGTGTCACATGTTCCACTGGGAGAAAGACAACTTTG ACGTGCTGAACTCCCTCTTGGAGCACGACGCTGACGATCCCATCAACGGGCaggctggggaggaggaggaggaggaggaggaggaggaggaggagcaggaggtggacaTTGACGGCGACGACGAGGACGAGGTGGACACGAGCGAGACGGAGGTCGAAGCGGAGGCGAAACGAGACAAGGGGGAGGAGGACCTGCCCCCGATGTCCCTGAGCCACGCCGACCACCGCgcctccaccatctcctccctgtccacCGCCTCCAAGGACTCCATGTTCTCCACTCTGTCCGTGGCGTCCGAGTGCTACGCTCCGTCCCTGTTCTCCGCCACATCTGGGGTCGACAGCGACTACTTCGAGGACTCGGACGACTACATCTGCTCGTCGCCGGTGGTGGAGAAATGCTCGCCCAAGTCCGCCAAAACCTCCGCGCGCCTGAGTCAGCACTTTTACCGGCTCTTCCTGAAGCCCCGGAGCCCCCGGTCCCTGTCCAGGGCCAAGAGCCTGGGAAACACCGAATCCAAGGACATTTACATCGTGCAGAAGCAGCGCTCCAACTCGCTGCCGCAGCAGGTCAGGCTGCAGAGCCcggagccggcgccgccgccgcacggcCAGACTCTGAGGCACGTGTGCTTCCGGCGGAGGCCCATCCTCAGCAGCGACGAGGACGGCAGCAGCGCCACGCTGAGGGTGGTGGTGTTCGGCGCCGACCACGTGGCGGGGAAGGTGGCCCGCGCCTACAACAGCCTGCGGCGGAAGGAGAGCGCCTGCCCGCTGCTCAGCAGGCTCTTCAGGCTCCAGTTCTACTTCGTGCCCGTGAAGAGGGACTCCGCGCGGGACGCGGGCAGCCGCAGGTCCTCCGGCGCCGGGATTCAGGCGTCCGGGAAGGCGTCGGCGCCGTTCACC CAGGACGTCCGCCTGGTGGGCGCCGGGGACAGCACCAACGACATCGCCAACCTCCTGGGCATGTTGGACCCCTGGTACGAGAGGAACACGCTGAGCCTGCTCAAGCTGCCCGCCAGCGTCGTCTGCCAG CAAACCTCAAAGATTGAGTCCGATTCGTACGACAATTCATACGAGCAGCGTCTGCCCATTCTGGCCGACCTGGTCCTCTACTACTGTCGCTACGCGGCCCGGCCCGCTCTCATCCAGCTGTATCAAGCCGAG CTGACGCTAGCTTGTGGAGAGAAAAGGACCGAGGTGTTCGTCCACTCCCTGGAGCTGGGTCACACGGCGGGAACACGGGCCATAAAGGCCATGG GTGCTGCCAGTAAACGTTTTGGTATCGACGGTGACCGAGAGGCAGTGCCTCTGATGTTGGAAGTGATGTATAACAGG GTGGTGATTAGTGGGAGAAGCCAGTGGAAAAGAGAAACCAAAGTCTGTACCTCTGTCAACTTAACCAAAGCCTGTAAAACCCCAGAGGAGCTAG ACGCGAAGATGGAGTGTCTGCAGTTCACAATGACTGAGGTTCTGAAGCGACAGAACGGCAAGAGCAAGAAGGGCTTTAACCAG CTGAGCGTGACGGAGGTGAAGGTGGACAAGGTGCAGGTCAG